In the genome of Dehalococcoidia bacterium, one region contains:
- a CDS encoding dienelactone hydrolase family protein, whose amino-acid sequence MWNQWRTDAYEGMLAEVITYRGYKGDLINAYFTRPLGPGPYPGIVLVHHLPGWDEFYRETARRFTSHGYIVICPNLYYRFGHGTPEEVAARVRAAGGVPDDSVVGDCEAALHFLRSLPYCNGKVGIIGTCSGGRHAFLVACRVQGFSAAVDCWGGRVVMAPHELTPAQPVAPIDYTKDLSCPLLGLFGNEDQAPSPAQVNQHEEALKRYGKTYEFYRYDGAGHGFWYYDRPAYRPQQAMDAWQKTFAFFRKYLW is encoded by the coding sequence ATGTGGAACCAGTGGCGCACCGACGCCTATGAAGGGATGCTGGCCGAAGTCATCACCTACAGGGGCTATAAGGGCGACCTGATCAACGCCTACTTCACCCGCCCCTTGGGGCCGGGGCCATATCCTGGCATCGTGTTGGTGCACCACCTCCCTGGCTGGGACGAGTTCTACCGGGAGACGGCCCGGCGCTTCACCAGCCACGGCTATATCGTGATCTGCCCCAACCTCTACTACCGCTTCGGACACGGCACCCCCGAGGAGGTGGCGGCGCGGGTACGGGCGGCGGGAGGTGTTCCTGATGACTCGGTGGTGGGGGATTGCGAGGCGGCCCTGCACTTCCTGCGCTCCCTGCCCTACTGCAACGGCAAGGTGGGCATCATCGGCACCTGCTCGGGGGGGCGCCACGCCTTCCTGGTGGCGTGTCGGGTGCAGGGCTTCAGCGCCGCCGTGGACTGCTGGGGCGGGCGGGTGGTCATGGCCCCCCACGAGTTGACTCCCGCCCAGCCCGTTGCCCCCATTGACTATACGAAAGACCTCTCCTGCCCCCTCCTGGGGCTATTCGGCAACGAGGACCAGGCGCCCTCCCCTGCCCAGGTCAACCAGCACGAGGAGGCCCTCAAGCGCTACGGGAAGACCTACGAGTTCTACCGCTACGATGGGGCTGGGCACGGCTTCTGGTATTACGACCGCCCCGCCTATCGCCCCCAGCAGGCCATGGACGCCTGGCAGAAGACCTTCGCCTTCTTCCGCAAGTATCTGTGGTAA